The Rhodococcus antarcticus DNA segment CGCGGTGGACGATTCCCGCGGCGTGCACGGCGGTGAGTGCGTCGGCGACCTGGGCCCCGATCTGGGCGACCTGCGGCACAGGGAGGACACCGTCGGTGGTGAGGACCTCGGCGAGGTTGCGGGAGGGCAGGTACTCCATCACCAACCACGGTTGTCCTGCGTCGACGATCACGTCGAGGACCGCGACCGCGTGTGGGTGGTTCAGCCGGGCTGCGATGCGCCCCTCCCGCAGCACTCGTTGCCGCTGTTCGGCCATCGCTGCCCCGGTCATGCCCACCGGGGTGATCACCTGCTTCACGGCGACCTGTCGTCCGAGGAGCTCGTCGTGGGCCAGCCACACGGCCCCCATCCCACCGCCACCGAGCTCGCTGAGCAGGTGGTAGCGCCCCGCTACGACGATCTCCGGGACCGTCATGAGTGCGCGGGAGACGCCCAGGTGGTCACCGGCCGGACGGTACCGCTGCAGGACCGTCGCCCCTGAACGACGGTGGTGCGGGTGCGCCCACGTCCGGTCGCACCCAGCTGCGACCAGCTGCTCGTCGTCGGCAAGGCCGGCGTCCGCCAGCGGCCGATCGGAGCAGGTGATTCCCCGACGGTCCATCTCGTCGTGCGGGCCTTCCCGCTGTGCGTGCGCACCACGCGGGTCACGTGGTTCGGTCACCAGTGCAGACGGGACGAGGATCGGGTTCCTCACGTGCCGGGAGGGTCCCGCCCTGCTGATGATCCACAGGGGCATGCGCAGCTCCACGCGCTGGGCTCCGGTGTGGCCTCGGCTGGCCGGACGGTTCCAGGTGACGGCGATGGATCGTCGTGGGAGGGCCTCGAGCGCGGATGCCGAGCGCTACTCCCTCGAGGTGGAGTACGAGGACGTCATCGCTGTCGCCGAGCACCTCTCAGCGCGTCAGGGAACCCCGATCACCGTGTTCGGGCACAGCTACGGCGCGGTGTGCGCGCTCGTCGATCTGGGTTCCGAGTGTCTTCTCGAGAACCGGTCTGATCTTGGCCCGGGATCGCGGATGGGCCTCGGCGTAGCGTCCGAGCGAGGCGGTGGTGGCGTCGGGGTCGAGTCGTCGCGCAACCGCTGCGACAGGTGCGTGGCTGCCGAGGTGGACCCTCACGTGCGGGCTGGCTTCCACGTTGCGGAGCCACTGTGCCCGGCGACCAAATCCTGCGACTACGACGCAGCAGTCCGGGCTGGGACGGTCGACGACCTCCAGCACGACGTAGCGAGGCAGCCCCGAGCCCCTCCCGAACACCGCGCCGAGCCTGGCCCGGTACATCCATGCAGCACGGTGGCACCCGCCCGGGCGACCGAGCTCCGAGCCTCCACGACCTCAACCAACGCCGTTGTGGCGCGAGGCGCACCTGCCGTTGGTCCCGAGCTCCGTCGTCCCGCGGCTCGTACACGCCCGCCGGACCATCTCACGACGACCAGACCGGTCACTGATCGTCCACCGGTGTCCCACCGGCACCACCCAGCGGAACGTGCTGGAGAAGCCGTCCTCGGCACCAGCGCGACCTCGAACACTCGCACCGACTCATGCCGGCCGTTCCGGTCGCGCGGGTGACCAGGACCGCGAACGCGGAGAGGCCGCCCACCGCGGTGGCGACGCGTCTCGCGCCAGCACCGTGCTGCGATCGGTGAGCGGTGATCGCCGTCCGCTGCCTGTCGGTGGGTGTGGATAGGTTCGGCCGGTGATGGACGTGATGGCCGGCCCGCTGCGGCGGTACCTGCAGCAGGGAAGGGACGCGATGGTGCGCGCGCTGGAGGGGCTGGACGAGTTCGACGCGCGGCGCCCGCTGACCCCGAGCGGCACGAACATCCTGGGGTTGGTCAAGCATCTCGTCGGAGTCGAGCGTTCGTACCTCGGTGCGTGCGTCGGTCGGCCGCCGGAGTTCACCCTGCCGTGGGAGGAGGACGGCTCGGTGTGGGACGGCGCCGACATGTGGGTGCGCGCCGAGGAGTCCCGCAGCTA contains these protein-coding regions:
- a CDS encoding alpha/beta fold hydrolase → MRSSTRWAPVWPRLAGRFQVTAMDRRGRASSADAERYSLEVEYEDVIAVAEHLSARQGTPITVFGHSYGAVCALVDLGSECLLENRSDLGPGSRMGLGVASERGGGGVGVESSRNRCDRCVAAEVDPHVRAGFHVAEPLCPATKSCDYDAAVRAGTVDDLQHDVARQPRAPPEHRAEPGPVHPCSTVAPARATELRASTTSTNAVVARGAPAVGPELRRPAARTRPPDHLTTTRPVTDRPPVSHRHHPAERAGEAVLGTSATSNTRTDSCRPFRSRG